CGCTGCCCGCGCGCGGGCGTGAGCTTGGCGCTGGGCTGCATGGCGGGCACCGATTCCGGCAGCAGGTCCAGCGGGCTGCGCAGCGCGGCGGGCAGCACGGGCGCCAGCGGCTTGGCGAACTGGCCCAGGCGGGCGGCCACGCTGAACACCTTCGGGGCGGGCAGGATCTTCAGGATCGCGGCCCGCTTGGCCCGGTCGAACGGACTGCGCTGGCGTTGCGGCTCGCTCCAGCCACGGAAGGCCGTGATCAGTTCCCCGTACGGCACGCCGCTGGGGCAGGCGGTCACGCAGGCCTGACAGCCCAGGCAACGGTCCAGGTGCGGCGCGGCGTCCATCAGGGGCAGGCCGCCCTCCAGCACCTCCTTCATCAGGACGATCCGGCCGCGTGGGCTGTCCATCTCGTCGCCCAGCAGCGCGTAGGTGGGGCAGGCGGGCAGGCAGAAACCGCAGTGCACGCAGGCGTCCACCGCGTGCGCCATGACCTCGCCCTGCCCGCCGAGGGTCTGCACGGGAATGTCGTTGTTCAAGCGTGGAACCTCATGCCCTACAGGATAGGCGCGGCCGGACGGGACGACCGGGCGTGTGGGCGCTGTGGGCTAGGGGGGTGCCGGTTCGTGACCACGCGCAGCTTTTCCGTGTGCGCTCAGGCGCAGACTGCCGGGCATGAGTGCTTCCTCTCCCCTGCCGCTGTCCGTGCTCGACCTTGTTCCCGTGCCGCTGGGGTCCAGCGCGGCCGGGTCGGTGGAGGCGGCGCTGGCGTACGCGAAGGCCGCCGAGGACGCCGGGTTCACGCGGTACTGGGTGGCCGAGCATCACAACATGGGCGCACTCGCCTCCAGCGTGCCGCTCGCGGTGCTGGCGGCAGCGTCGCAGCGCACCACGCGCATCCGCCTGGGGTCGGGCGGCGTGATGCTGCCCAACCACGCGCCGCTGAGCGTGGCGGAAGGTTACCGGCTGCTCTCGGCCCTCGCGCCGGACCGGGTGGACCTGGGCCTGGGGCGCGCGCCGGGCACGGACGGTCGCACGGCCCGCGCGCTGCGGGGCGCGCAGGGAATGATGGAGGAATCCTTCGAGCGGCAACTCTCGGACCTGATCGCCTTCGGCACCGGGCAGTACCCGGCCGGGCACCCGTTCGCGGGCACCGTCGCGGCCCCGGCGGGCGAGGGGCTGTTCCCGCCGCTGTGGATCCTGAGCAGCAGCGGCTACGGCGCGCATGTGGCGGCGAAGGCCGGGGCGGGGCTGGCGTTCGCGTGGCACATCAACCCGGACACCGCGCAGGCCCGCGCCGCCGCCGACGCGTACCGCGCCGCGTTCCAGCCCTCGGAAGCCTTCCCGGAACCGCGCGTGATCGTCGCCGCGAGCGTCGTGACCGCCCCCACCGCCGCCGAGGCCGAGGAACTCAGCCTGCCGCTGGGCCTGATGTTCCTGCGCCTCACGCGCGGCGAGAGCGCCCCCTACCCCACCGTCGCCGAGGCGAAAGCCTACCCGTACACTCCGCAGGAACGCGCGCTGGCCGACTCCATGCGACGGCGCGCCATCATCGGCGACCCGCAGAGTGTGGCCGCGCGCCTGCACGCCCTGGCCCGCGACGCGGCCGCCGACGAGGTGATCGTCAGCCTGAACATCCCCGACGCCGCCCAGCGCCGCGACACCCTGAAACTGGTCATGGACGCCGTCCGAGCGCAGGAAACGCGGGAACTCGCGCCCGCCTGACAGCCGGGAGAACAGGGTGGGTCCCGAGGAATGTCTCAGGAGCCACCCTGCTGTCATATGGAATCCGTATCCAGCCTGGCCGCAGCTCAGCTGAACTGCACTTTCCGCGGTTCCGGGAGGCGCGCGGCGATGAGGGCGCTGGGGATCAGCAGGCTCAGTGCGGCGAGGGCGGCGGTGGTGGGGCTGGTGGCGTCGGCCAGGGCACCCACAAGGAAGACCAGCAGGCCCGCGAAGCCCCACGAGAAGCCCATCATGATCGAGCTGGCGACGGCGACGTGGCCGGGCGCGTACTCCTGCGCGGTGACGACGCCGACGGGGATGCTGGCGTTCACGGCGGCCCCGACGATGAAGGTCAGGGGGTAGAACCACCAGTTGGCGGGGCTGGAGAGGATCAGCAGCGCGAAGAAGGGAATGGTGGTGAGGATCGCGCCGCGCAGGACGGTCACGCGGCCCAGGCGGTCGCTGAGCCGCCCGCCGACGATGCCGCCGATGGCGCTGGCGACCGAGTACACGGCGAGCGTGATGGCAACCTCGCGCGCGCCGTACCCGCGTGCCAGCAGCATGAACGGCAGCATGGCGTTGTACCCCATGCTGGCCAGTGAGCGCAGGACGGCCATGGCCCACAGCCACACCAGCGGCCCACGGAAGATGCCGGCGTAGTCGCGCAGGGGGATGCGCTTTGCCTTCTGCACGCCGCCCGGTGTGACGGCGAAGGTGATGGCGGCGATGACCACGCCGATCAGCGCGAACCACGGCAGGTGCGTGAGGCCCACCCCGGCGAAGACTGGGCCGAGGGCCATCCCGGCCGTGCCGCCTGCGCTGAACAGGCTGGCCCACAGGCCGCGCCTGTCGGGGGGGCTGTGCTGCGCGACGTAGGCGGCTCCGGCCGGGTGGAAGAACCCGCTGCCGAGTCCGGCAACCGCGACGAGCAGGATCAGCGCGCCGAACCACGGCACGAAGCCCATCAGGGTCAGGCCGACGCCGGTCATGAGGGGGCCGAGCGCGGCGGCGTAGCGGCGGTCCAGCCGCTCGCCCAGGATGCCCAGCAGGGGTTGCAGGACACTGCTGGTCAGCGAGTACACGCTGGACAGCAGGGTGACGGCGGCGATGCTGACCCCGTACTTGCTCTGAAGGGCGGGGGTCAGGGGTGTGAGCATGGCGCTGTACGCGTCGTTGATGAAGTGCCCGGCGGTGACAGCCACGGCGATGGCGGCGGCGTGGCGGGTGGCGGTGGCGGAGACGCTGGCCTGCATATGGGCTGCACGGTACTGCGCGGCCGGCGGCAAGGGCGGGGGGTTGGGAACGAAGTGGCCCGGGATGTCCGGACTGACGGGCCGGCTGCGGCGCACCTCCCCCGACGGGTCAACGTTGAATGAAGGCGTCGGGCGGCGCTGTGACAGCCGCGCAAGAGCAGGCTGTCTAGCCTGAACGGATGATACGGATTCCGTCTGCTTCGTTCACAACCCGGAACAGCACCGGGTTGCCAGTTCCACGCCCGGAATCCGCCTGGCTCCTCCCCTGCGGAGCAGCTCTCCGAGTCGCTCCGCCCGGATTGAACGGTCTTTGCCACCCGTTCAATCGGAGGCCGTATGACTGATCAGTTCCGCACCCTGATTGCCCGCGCTCTTCCCAGTCCGGAACGGGTGCAGGAATCCCTGCGGCAACTGAGTCCGCTGGAACTGCAGGCCGCCGCTGACTTCTTCAGCGTGACCCTGCCGGAATTCGACGTGGCGGTGGCGTTGCCCGGCGCACAGGGGCTGGCGCAGGCGGCGGCAGAGCTGCGCGGCGCGTTCCTGGTGACGGCCGGGCGCACGGCGGCGGGCCGCTGGGAGCTGTTCGCGCCGGACCTGGCCGGCATCACGCGGGAGCTGGGGGCGGGGCGGCGGCCGGCGCGGGCCGCGCTGTTCACGCCGCAGCTGAAGAGTGGCCTGAAGGAACTGGAGGTCCTGCTCACCGTCGCCCGGCCCGGCTGGCTGGTGCCGGCGCTCGCGGCGGGCGTGGCGCGCACCGACGCGCTGGGCCGCGCCCGCCTGGAATTACAGGGCGTGCGGGTGGTGACGCCGGTCATGCTGGCCGACACGCCCACCGGACTGGTGTTCGAGCGGCGCTATCCTCACTCGGCCTGACGCGCCTGCAGCCCGGCGCGGTAGTGCGCCAGGGCGCGTTCCTCGGCGGGAATGCGGAGGCCCAGCAGCAGCGCGGCGTTCAGCAGCGTGAAGGCCAGCGCGGTGCGCCACGCGCCCACCGCGAGCGGCGCGGCGGCGAGTTCCAGCGCCACGACCGCGTAGTTCGGATGCCGCAGGAACCGGAACGGGCCGCCCGTGACGCGCTGTCCACCGGGCACGATCAGGATGCGGGTGTTCCAGTAGCGGCCCAGCGTGCGGATCACCCAGTACCGCAGCGGCTGGGCCAGCAGGAACAGCAGCAGCGCCGGGACGTTCACGCGCCGACCATTGCGGCCTTCCAGGAACGTGAACAGCATCCAGGCGGGGTGCAGCACGAAGAACAGCGGGTAGTGTTCCTGGCCGTATTCCGCGGCGCCCTGCTCGCGCGCCCAGGCCTCGTTGCGGCGCGCGACCCGCAGTTCCAGCAGGCGCTGCGCGGTCAGGAACGCCAGGAGCCAGCCGGCCAGCGACCGGGCCTTCACGCGGGTTCCAGCAGGGTGTCGGCGGCCTCGTCGGCACTCAGTTCGCCGCGGGCCACGCGGGCGTACAGGTCGCCGCTGCGTTCACGGGCCAGCCTCAGCAGCCGCTCCTGCACCAGGGACCGGACCTCGAATTCGGCGCGGGCCTCGCGGCGGGCCAGCAGGCCAGCCTCGCCCAGGTGCGCGCGGTGCGCCTCGACGGCGTCGATCAGGGCGTCCAGGCCGTCGGCCTTCGAGGCGATGGTCTGCCGGATGGGGGCCATCCAGGTGTGCTCGTCGTGCGCGCCGAGGCCCTGCGCGGCCATCAGTTCCCGGACGGTCCGGGCGGCGCCGGGCAGGTCGGCCTTGTTCACGGCGATCACGTCCGCGATCTCCATGATCCCGGCCTTGAAGGCCTGCACGCCGTCCCCGCCGGCCGGCGTGAGGACCAGCAGGGTGTGGTCGCAGGCGGCGGCGACGTCCACCTCGGACTGCCCGACGCCCACGGTCTCCAGGATCACCCAGTCGAAGCCCGCGCCCTCCAGCAGGGACAGCACGGACATGGTGCGGGCCGACAGGCCGCCCAGCGCGCCCCGGCTGGCGAGCGAACGCACGAACACGCCCGCGTCGGCGTGATGGCGCAGCATGCGGATGCGGTCCCCGAGGATCGCGCCGCCGCTGTACGGGCTGCTGGGGTCCACGGCCAGCACCGCGACCCGCTGCCCGCGCGCGCGGAGCGTGGCGATCAGCGCGTCGGTCAGGGTGCTCTTGCCGCTGCCGGGGCTGCCGGTCACGCCCAGCACCACGGCCCGCCCCCCCTGGCGGGCGGTGCGTTCACGGGCGGCGCGCAGCAGCGGCCGGGCGCCCGGCAGGCCCGCCTCGGCCAGCGTGACGGCGCGGGCCAGGGCGCGCAGGTCCCCGGCGCGGTAGCGGGCGAGCAGGTCGCCGGGCGGCGGACTGCCCGCCGGGGGAAGCGGGACGGTCACGGCCTGCCCCGGCCGGAACGGGTGGATGGAAGGGAAGGCATGTGCCTCTCAGGCTAGCGCATGGGCGCGCGGCGGGGTTCAGCCGCGCAGGACGCCGTTCCCGCGACCGCTGCTCAGGGGGCCTGCCCGAGCACGTCGTCCGCCTCGGTGGCTTCCAGCAGGCTCTCGAGGTGCGCGTCGTCGTTGAAGCCCAGCAGCATGCCGCTGCCCGCTCCCAGCAGGACGCGCGTGACCGAGGTGTTCGACACGCTCAGGCGCGCCCAGGCGTTGGCGGGCACGCCGCCCAGCGCCAGACCGACCGCCACGCGGACCACGCCGCCGTGCGTGAACACCAGCACCCGCTGGCCGGGGTGTCGCGCCTGGATCTGCGCGAAAGCGTCGCCGCTGCGGGCGTACAGGTCCTCCATGCTCTCCCCGCCGGGACGGCGGGTACTCCAGGGTTCGGCACTCAGGGCCTGCAGGTACTCGGGGAAGCGGGCGCGGATCTCGTGGATGGTCAGCCCCGCGAGTTCCCCGACGTGAATCTCGCGCAGGCCCTCGTCGGTCTGCACCGGGGGCGCGCCGTGCAGGCGCTCGGCGACGATGCGGGCCGTCTGCGCGGCGCGGGCCAGGTCGCTGGTGTACACGGCGTCGAAGGGTTGCGCGGTCAGACGTTCCGCGAGGCTGGCCGCCTGCAGCACGCCCACCGGGCTGAGTGGCACGTCCGTCTGCCCCTGGTAGCGGCCGTCGGCGTTCCAGGTGCTCTCGCCGTGCCGGACCACCCAGAATTCGGTGGCGGTGGCGCGGTCCGGCGCGGCGAAGCCGGTGGGGGCCAGCCGCCTGGTCAAACGGCTCCCGTGAAGGTCACGCCCTGACCGGCCGTCATCTGGCCGATCACCCAGGGCTGCTCTCCGGCGGCCCGCAGGGCGTCCAGCGCCGCCTCGCCCTGCGCGGCGGGCAGGATGAACAGGAAGCCCACGCCCATGTTCAGCGCCCGGAACGCTTCCTGACGTTCCACCCCGGCACGCGCCACGATCAGTTCGAAGACCGGCGGGACGGTCCAGCTGCCGGTGTCGACCTGCATGCCGATCCCGGCGGGGAACACGCGGGGCGGGTTGTCGATCAGGCCGCCGCCCGTGATGTGCGCCATGCCGCGCACGTCCACCCCGGCGGCCTGCAGGGCGTCGAAGGCCGGCAGGTACGGGCGGTGCGGGACGGGCAGCAGGTCCGCGAGCGTCTGGCCGTTCAGGTCGTCGCGCGCCTCGTTCCAGTCGAGGTCGTCCAGGGCCATGCGGGCCAGCGAGAAGCCGTTGGTGTGCAGGCCCGAGCTGGGCAGCGCGATCACGGTGTCGCCCGCCTCGATGCGCGCGCCGGTGATCAGGGCGGGGCGGTCCACGACGCCCACGATGGTGCCCACGATGTCCAGTTCGCCATCCACGTACACGCCGGGCATCTCGGCGGTCTCGCCGCCCAGCAGGGCCACGCCCAGCGCCTCGCAGGCCTGCGCCGCGCCGGTCACGACCTCCGCGACCCGTTCGGGCGAGAGTTTGCCCATGGCGACGTAATCCAGGAAGAACAGCGGGCGCGCGCCCTGCACGAGAATGTCGTTCACGCAGTGGTTCACGATGTCGCCGCCCAGCCCGCCGAAACGGCCGGTGCGGACCGCGACCTTGGTCTTGGTGCCCACGCCGTCGGTGCTGGCGACCAGGACCGGGTCTTGCATGTGGCCGAACGCGGCGCGGAACAGGCCGCCGAAGCCGCCCAGGCCGCCCAGTACGTTGGGCGTGTGGGTGCGGGCCACCGCGTCTTTCATCAGGTGAACGGCGCGGTGGCCGGCGTCGATGCTGACGCCCGCGCGTTCGTAGGCCGACGCCTGGGCGCCTTGCTTGCTTTCAGTCATGTGCTCCTGCCTCCTGCGGTCCGCTGAGCGGATGTTCAGTGCAGTGTAACCAAAGTCGCGCGGATCGGGGCCGGGCGGGCAGCGTCAGGGACGGGCGGCGCGGCGGGCCAGCAGCCAGCGGGTCAGGCCGATCACGCCCACGGTGGCCGACAGCAGGCCCAGGCCCCACAGCATGCGCTGCGTGTCCCCGCTGAGCCACACGACGAGCGCCGTGACCGGCAGCGCGCCGGCGGCCGTGGCGACCATGAACGGCCGGAAGCCCATGCGGGCCGCGCCCGCCACGAGGTTCATGACGTCGGCGGACAGGACCGGCATCAGGCGCACCATCAGCACACCCTGCAGGCCGTAACGGGCGGCGAAGTCGTGCGCGGCGCGGCGGGCGGTCTCACCGGCCAGGGTGCGGACCAGGGTGTCCCCCAGCGTGCGGCCCAGGCCGTACCCGGCGGCCGCGCCGAGCAGCGTGCCGGCGTACACGATCAGGAAGCCCTCGTATGGCCCGTAGGCGCGGGCGGTCACGGCGGTCATGACCAGCGCCGGCAGGACCGGCAGGACTGCCTGCAGCACGAATCCTGCGATCAGCGCGAGCGGCCCGGCCCACCCCAGGCCGTCCACGAAGGCGTGCGTGACGCGCGGATCACGGCTGGTCAGGGCGGCGTAGGCGCGGGCCAGGAAGTCACGCACGTCGGGCAGCAGGGCCAGACCGATCAGCAGCAGCAGGGCGCCGCCCAGGATCAGCCAGCGCAGGTAACGGGGTGGATGCACGGCGGCGGTCATCGCGGCCCAGTGTAGGGGCGGGAGATGTGAGCGGCGACCATCAAAGGTTGGGGGTCGCGGGGGGACGCGCCAGGGGAACGGTCAGGTCGTCGCGGGCATACCCCCAGCCGGGCGGCAGGTGCGCGGCGCGGCGCACGTCCACGCCGTGCGACAGGTGCGTCAGGATCACCTGCCGGGCGGCCCGCGCCCAGGGCAGGGCCAGGGCCTCGCGCACGTCGTACACGCTGCGGCCGGTCAGGGGCACGCCGGACTCGTCCTCGAAGGACGTGCCGAGCAGCAGGGTGTCCAGGCCAGCGCCGCCGGGACCGCGCAGCCACGTGCGGGCCAGTTCCAGCGGAATGCCGATGGCGTCCGTGACGACCGCCGCCGACCAGCCCTGCTCCCCGGCCCCGGCGGGACGGTCGAGGCGGTAGGCGTGGCTGTGGCCGTTCGCGCCGTGCGGCACCCGGAAGGCCCGCACGGTCACGCCGCCCACCGGGACGCCCCGCGGCGGGATGGGCCGCACCGGCCCCGCCTCGCCCGCCGGGAAGGCGTACGGGAAGCGCGCGGCGATCTGCGGCACGACCTCCGGCGGGGCGTACACCCGCAGCCGCCCGTCGGCGTAGCGCACGTAGTCGAGCAGGTCACCCAGGCCGAGCAGGTGGTCGTTGTGCGCGTGCGAGATGAACACCGCGTCCGGCACGAGCGGACCACTCAGGCGGGCCAGTCCGGCGTGCGTGTCCGGCCCGGCGTCCAGCAGCGCCGACTGCCCGCCCGAGCGCAGCAGCGTGGCGGTGCGGGTGCGGCGGTTCACGCCGGGCTGCCCGTGTGCGCCGCGCGCCTCGGCGCACACGGGGCAGGCGCACCAGAAGCGCGGCACGCCCTTGCTGTCGCCCGTGCCGAGCAGCGTCAGGGTGTCGGGCCGTACCGGGCCGGGCGGGTGGGGGCCGGTCACGGGGTCATCAGGTCACGCGCGGCGCGGGCGAGGTCGCCGCTGCCCGCCAGACTGCTGCCCACCAGCACGGCGTCCGCCAGTCCGCGCACGGCGGCGATGTCCTGCGGGGTGCGGTAGCCGCTCTCGGCGACCAGCACGCCCGCGAAGCCCGCGTCACGCGCCCGGTGGATCAGGCGCGGGCTGACGTTCAGGTCGATCTCCAGGGTGGTCAGGTCGCGGTTGTTCACGCCGATGATCCGCGCCCCGGCCTCCAGCGCGATGTCCAGTTCGCGTTCGTCGTGAACCTCGACCAGGGCGTCCAGGCCCAGGTGGTGCGCCGCGCCCAGGTACTCGCCGGTGTGTTCGTGCAGCACGCTGACCATCAGCAGCGCCGCCGACGCGCCCCAGTCGGCCGCCTCGCGCAGCATGGCGGGGTGCACCACGAAATCCTTGCGCAGCGCCGGAAGGTCCGTGACGGCCACGACCTCCAGCAGCGCCTCGCGGTTCCCGTCGAAGTACCTCGGTTCGGTCAGGACGCTGATGGCAGCCGCGCCGCCCGCCGCGTACGCCCGCGCCGCGTCGGCCGGGTCGAGCGGCGCGATGGCCCCCTGGCTGGGACTGGCGCGTTTCACCTCGGCGATCAGACCCAGCGCCGGGGCGCGCAGGGCCGCCTCGAAGCGCCGCGCGGCGGGACGGGCGCCGCCCAGGGTGGGGTCGGCGTCCCGGTAGTCCCCGGCGCGGAGGTCCACGATGCGGCCCAGCACGCCCGGAACGCGCTTCAGGTCAGGGGTGCTCAGAACAGACATGCGCCGAAGCATAGAGCATTTGCCCGTCGGTTCAGGAGCCGGCCGGGACGGACCGCTGCGCCCGGCGTGTTAGCCTGAGCCCCTATGAGTCTCGCCCCCGGCAACGGCCCCGTACAGATCACGCAGGACCAACTTCAGGCCCGCATTCACGAAATCGCCGCGAAAATCCGCGAGGACTACCAGGGCATGGAACCGCACCTGATCTGCGTCCTGAACGGCGCGTTCATGTTCCACGCCGACCTGGTGCGCACCATCGACATGCCCTGCACCATCGACTTCCTGCAGGCCAGCTCGTACGGCAACGCCAAGCAGAGCAGCGGCGAGGTCCGCATCGTCAAGGACCTGCAGTTCCCGATCAGCGACCGGCACGTGATCCTGGTCGAGGACATCGTGGATACCGGCATCACCATGAACTACCTGCTGCACTACCTGGAGGGCCGCGGGCCCGCCAGCCTGAAGATCGCCGCGCTGCTCAGCAAACCCAGCCGCCGCAAGGTCGAGATTCCCGTCGAGTACCTGGGGTTCACCATTCCCGACGCCTTCGTGTACGGGTACGGCCTGGACCGCGCGCAGTTTGACCGGAACCTGCCGTACATCACCAGCCAGGAATGATTACGGACTCGGATTGAACGGCTTACAAAGCCATTCAATCCGAGCGAAGCCAGTAGGAGCAAAACGGATTCCGGACGTGGAGTTGACAGATCGATGGTGGTCCGATCTGTGAACGAAACAAACGGAATCCGTATGATACGGACTCCGATTGAATGGGCTGCAAAGACCATTCAATCCGAGCGGATGCGAGAAGGAGAGAAGCGGGTTCCGGACGTGGAGCCGGCAATCCGGTGAAGTTCCGGATTGTCGGCGAAACAAACGGAATCCGTATGATACGGGCTCGGAGAGCTGCGCCGCAGCGCGAGGGAGCGCAGAGCGGACGGCCGGCTGTTTCGCCCTCCCGCCGCTGTCAGGGCAGGGTGACGGTACTCAGCAGCGCGTAGTGGTCGCTGATCTTCGGCCGGTCCTGCCGCACCCGTTCGTCGCCGCGTTTCAGGCCCGGCGAGTACAGGAAGTAGTCGATGGTCCGGTCCGGTTTTCCCACGGCCGGATCGTTCGGTTCATGCGTGATGAAGGCCGGGTCGCCACTGTCGATCTGCGCCGGGCTGGGGAACGACCCGAACCTCGCGAGCAGCGGCGTCAGTTCGGTCTGCGGGTTGAAGTACGCCCGCTCGCGCTCCCGCAGGCGGTCGTACGCGGCGCGGGTGCCGAGCAGGTTGAAGTCCCCGCCCATCACCCAGGGGGCCGGCGTGGCGCCGAGCAGGTCGTTCACGAACGCCACCTGCCGCCGCATGGTGTCGCAGCCCTGCGCGAAGGCGTCCATGTGCGTGTTGAAGGCACTCAGGGGCGCGCCGTCCTGCACGGGCAGCGTCACGCCCAGCACCGCCCGCTTGAAGTTGAACGCGACGGTGAGCGGGTCCCCGCAGATGCGCGGCAACTGGTAGCGGGTGGCGGTGTCCAGGCGGTAGCGGCTGAGCGTCACGAGACTCAGGCCCACCCGGCCCATGATGGACGGGTGCGGCACGAACGCCGCCCGGTGGTAGTAGGTGGTGGCCGCGCAGGGGAACGCGCCGCCCAGCCTCGACTGCAGCAGGGCCAGCTGGTCCTGGTAGTCGGTGCGGCGGCTGTCCCGGTCGACCTCCTGCAGCAGGATCAGGTCCGGGCGCTCCTGCCCGATGGCGCTCGTCACCTCGTCCAGCGTCCGGGCGATGCTGTCGGCACTGGGGCGGGTGTCGGGGCCGTCGCCGTCCAGGGTGTCGTAGAAGAACACGTACCCGCGGCCCGCGAGGTACTGCACGTTCCAGTTCATGACCCGCAGGGTCTGGCCGGCCCGCAGCGTGGGGGCCGAGTCGGGGCAGCTCAGGTCGGCTGCCTGCACGGGTTTGGGATGGTCGGTCAGGGCGTACACCACACCTGCCAGGACGCCCGCGAGCAGCAGCAGTCCGGCCAGCAGGCGCGGTAGCCACCGCGTCAGGATTCGTTTCATGGTGCGAGCAGCATAGCCCCCGGGCGGGCTGGACGTGGGAACCTCTTCCCCGCCGGGACCGTACCGTCCTTTCAGATGTCCCCGTCATCCCTGACCGCGCCGCCCCCCGCTGCGCCG
The DNA window shown above is from Deinococcus depolymerans and carries:
- a CDS encoding LLM class flavin-dependent oxidoreductase codes for the protein MSASSPLPLSVLDLVPVPLGSSAAGSVEAALAYAKAAEDAGFTRYWVAEHHNMGALASSVPLAVLAAASQRTTRIRLGSGGVMLPNHAPLSVAEGYRLLSALAPDRVDLGLGRAPGTDGRTARALRGAQGMMEESFERQLSDLIAFGTGQYPAGHPFAGTVAAPAGEGLFPPLWILSSSGYGAHVAAKAGAGLAFAWHINPDTAQARAAADAYRAAFQPSEAFPEPRVIVAASVVTAPTAAEAEELSLPLGLMFLRLTRGESAPYPTVAEAKAYPYTPQERALADSMRRRAIIGDPQSVAARLHALARDAAADEVIVSLNIPDAAQRRDTLKLVMDAVRAQETRELAPA
- a CDS encoding MFS transporter; translated protein: MQASVSATATRHAAAIAVAVTAGHFINDAYSAMLTPLTPALQSKYGVSIAAVTLLSSVYSLTSSVLQPLLGILGERLDRRYAAALGPLMTGVGLTLMGFVPWFGALILLVAVAGLGSGFFHPAGAAYVAQHSPPDRRGLWASLFSAGGTAGMALGPVFAGVGLTHLPWFALIGVVIAAITFAVTPGGVQKAKRIPLRDYAGIFRGPLVWLWAMAVLRSLASMGYNAMLPFMLLARGYGAREVAITLAVYSVASAIGGIVGGRLSDRLGRVTVLRGAILTTIPFFALLILSSPANWWFYPLTFIVGAAVNASIPVGVVTAQEYAPGHVAVASSIMMGFSWGFAGLLVFLVGALADATSPTTAALAALSLLIPSALIAARLPEPRKVQFS
- a CDS encoding isoprenylcysteine carboxylmethyltransferase family protein → MKARSLAGWLLAFLTAQRLLELRVARRNEAWAREQGAAEYGQEHYPLFFVLHPAWMLFTFLEGRNGRRVNVPALLLFLLAQPLRYWVIRTLGRYWNTRILIVPGGQRVTGGPFRFLRHPNYAVVALELAAAPLAVGAWRTALAFTLLNAALLLGLRIPAEERALAHYRAGLQARQAE
- the meaB gene encoding methylmalonyl Co-A mutase-associated GTPase MeaB, whose protein sequence is MTVPLPPAGSPPPGDLLARYRAGDLRALARAVTLAEAGLPGARPLLRAARERTARQGGRAVVLGVTGSPGSGKSTLTDALIATLRARGQRVAVLAVDPSSPYSGGAILGDRIRMLRHHADAGVFVRSLASRGALGGLSARTMSVLSLLEGAGFDWVILETVGVGQSEVDVAAACDHTLLVLTPAGGDGVQAFKAGIMEIADVIAVNKADLPGAARTVRELMAAQGLGAHDEHTWMAPIRQTIASKADGLDALIDAVEAHRAHLGEAGLLARREARAEFEVRSLVQERLLRLARERSGDLYARVARGELSADEAADTLLEPA
- a CDS encoding histidine phosphatase family protein, with protein sequence MTRRLAPTGFAAPDRATATEFWVVRHGESTWNADGRYQGQTDVPLSPVGVLQAASLAERLTAQPFDAVYTSDLARAAQTARIVAERLHGAPPVQTDEGLREIHVGELAGLTIHEIRARFPEYLQALSAEPWSTRRPGGESMEDLYARSGDAFAQIQARHPGQRVLVFTHGGVVRVAVGLALGGVPANAWARLSVSNTSVTRVLLGAGSGMLLGFNDDAHLESLLEATEADDVLGQAP
- the purM gene encoding phosphoribosylformylglycinamidine cyclo-ligase; translation: MTESKQGAQASAYERAGVSIDAGHRAVHLMKDAVARTHTPNVLGGLGGFGGLFRAAFGHMQDPVLVASTDGVGTKTKVAVRTGRFGGLGGDIVNHCVNDILVQGARPLFFLDYVAMGKLSPERVAEVVTGAAQACEALGVALLGGETAEMPGVYVDGELDIVGTIVGVVDRPALITGARIEAGDTVIALPSSGLHTNGFSLARMALDDLDWNEARDDLNGQTLADLLPVPHRPYLPAFDALQAAGVDVRGMAHITGGGLIDNPPRVFPAGIGMQVDTGSWTVPPVFELIVARAGVERQEAFRALNMGVGFLFILPAAQGEAALDALRAAGEQPWVIGQMTAGQGVTFTGAV
- a CDS encoding TVP38/TMEM64 family protein → MTAAVHPPRYLRWLILGGALLLLIGLALLPDVRDFLARAYAALTSRDPRVTHAFVDGLGWAGPLALIAGFVLQAVLPVLPALVMTAVTARAYGPYEGFLIVYAGTLLGAAAGYGLGRTLGDTLVRTLAGETARRAAHDFAARYGLQGVLMVRLMPVLSADVMNLVAGAARMGFRPFMVATAAGALPVTALVVWLSGDTQRMLWGLGLLSATVGVIGLTRWLLARRAARP
- a CDS encoding MBL fold metallo-hydrolase codes for the protein MTGPHPPGPVRPDTLTLLGTGDSKGVPRFWCACPVCAEARGAHGQPGVNRRTRTATLLRSGGQSALLDAGPDTHAGLARLSGPLVPDAVFISHAHNDHLLGLGDLLDYVRYADGRLRVYAPPEVVPQIAARFPYAFPAGEAGPVRPIPPRGVPVGGVTVRAFRVPHGANGHSHAYRLDRPAGAGEQGWSAAVVTDAIGIPLELARTWLRGPGGAGLDTLLLGTSFEDESGVPLTGRSVYDVREALALPWARAARQVILTHLSHGVDVRRAAHLPPGWGYARDDLTVPLARPPATPNL
- the trpC gene encoding indole-3-glycerol phosphate synthase TrpC, with the protein product MSVLSTPDLKRVPGVLGRIVDLRAGDYRDADPTLGGARPAARRFEAALRAPALGLIAEVKRASPSQGAIAPLDPADAARAYAAGGAAAISVLTEPRYFDGNREALLEVVAVTDLPALRKDFVVHPAMLREAADWGASAALLMVSVLHEHTGEYLGAAHHLGLDALVEVHDERELDIALEAGARIIGVNNRDLTTLEIDLNVSPRLIHRARDAGFAGVLVAESGYRTPQDIAAVRGLADAVLVGSSLAGSGDLARAARDLMTP
- the hpt gene encoding hypoxanthine phosphoribosyltransferase → MSLAPGNGPVQITQDQLQARIHEIAAKIREDYQGMEPHLICVLNGAFMFHADLVRTIDMPCTIDFLQASSYGNAKQSSGEVRIVKDLQFPISDRHVILVEDIVDTGITMNYLLHYLEGRGPASLKIAALLSKPSRRKVEIPVEYLGFTIPDAFVYGYGLDRAQFDRNLPYITSQE
- a CDS encoding endonuclease/exonuclease/phosphatase family protein translates to MKRILTRWLPRLLAGLLLLAGVLAGVVYALTDHPKPVQAADLSCPDSAPTLRAGQTLRVMNWNVQYLAGRGYVFFYDTLDGDGPDTRPSADSIARTLDEVTSAIGQERPDLILLQEVDRDSRRTDYQDQLALLQSRLGGAFPCAATTYYHRAAFVPHPSIMGRVGLSLVTLSRYRLDTATRYQLPRICGDPLTVAFNFKRAVLGVTLPVQDGAPLSAFNTHMDAFAQGCDTMRRQVAFVNDLLGATPAPWVMGGDFNLLGTRAAYDRLRERERAYFNPQTELTPLLARFGSFPSPAQIDSGDPAFITHEPNDPAVGKPDRTIDYFLYSPGLKRGDERVRQDRPKISDHYALLSTVTLP